The following coding sequences lie in one Synechococcus sp. PCC 7336 genomic window:
- a CDS encoding metal ABC transporter permease, producing the protein MSWLLDPLQFEFMRTAISIGVLLGILCSVVGSFMLVRQMGMLGDAISHSVLAGLPVAYVLGLPLSVGAVVAGVLSALMLAWIESQSKLKIDTVMALVLSSFLAIGVTLVSVLPGADRIDLIHILFGNILGVNRSELILTAAIAISIPIVTVLFYKELLLYSLDPIGAQAAGLPVQWYYAGTITAITLTVVASLQTVGILLVIAMLVGPAMTAYLLVKELHEMMLGGAIVGAIASVAGMYASYYLDIPSGAAIVLVVFSLFFLAFLFSPSQGLLTQPGSRQRALKLLQGLAIWTNR; encoded by the coding sequence ATGTCCTGGCTTCTCGACCCGCTCCAATTCGAATTCATGCGCACGGCGATCTCCATTGGCGTATTGCTCGGCATTCTCTGCTCGGTGGTGGGCAGCTTCATGCTGGTGCGGCAGATGGGGATGTTGGGGGATGCGATTTCCCATTCGGTGTTAGCGGGATTGCCCGTCGCATACGTGCTGGGGCTGCCCCTGTCTGTCGGGGCTGTGGTAGCGGGGGTGCTGAGTGCATTGATGCTGGCTTGGATTGAGTCGCAGTCGAAACTCAAGATCGATACGGTCATGGCCTTGGTGCTCTCCTCGTTTTTGGCCATTGGGGTGACGTTGGTGTCGGTGTTGCCGGGGGCCGATCGGATCGATTTGATTCACATTCTGTTTGGCAATATTTTGGGGGTGAATCGTTCGGAACTCATTCTCACTGCGGCGATCGCCATCAGCATCCCGATTGTGACTGTTTTGTTTTATAAAGAGCTGCTCCTCTACAGCCTCGACCCCATCGGAGCCCAAGCCGCAGGTCTGCCCGTGCAGTGGTACTACGCCGGTACCATCACTGCCATTACTCTCACGGTGGTCGCCAGCCTGCAAACCGTCGGCATCCTGCTCGTGATCGCCATGCTAGTCGGCCCCGCCATGACGGCTTACCTGCTCGTCAAAGAACTGCACGAAATGATGCTTGGCGGCGCCATTGTGGGGGCGATCGCCAGCGTTGCAGGCATGTACGCCAGCTACTATCTCGACATTCCCTCGGGGGCGGCGATCGTCTTGGTTGTTTTCAGCCTCTTCTTCCTTGCTTTTTTGTTCAGCCCCAGCCAAGGACTCCTCACCCAACCCGGCAGTCGCCAGCGTGCCCTCAAACTCTTACAAGGTCTGGCAATCTGGACGAACCGCTAA
- a CDS encoding transposase has protein sequence MALDRVCGEICGYSDQKTSSGIVEGINNKLKLIKRLGDGFRNFENFKTRALLCWYLESKIA, from the coding sequence TTGGCATTGGATAGAGTTTGTGGAGAGATCTGTGGTTACTCTGACCAGAAAACAAGCAGCGGTATAGTTGAAGGAATCAACAACAAGCTTAAACTGATTAAAAGATTGGGCGATGGCTTTAGAAACTTTGAAAACTTCAAAACTAGAGCTCTGCTTTGTTGGTACCTTGAGTCAAAAATAGCATAG
- a CDS encoding DICT sensory domain-containing protein: protein MPAKRSKSQSRPPRTSLLADLLEAQPQVRPQVYFKSSLVALSHALEDLVLSEQGDALVLASFQQERYYRQEASRYDRISAIARQVYVLAVPDTQFHAKEVPYERVALDRDDPLTNEWHVVIVDRSFATCLVCVEKPIESAMDAVRQFEGFWTFDREIAIEAAQLLLAKVEVYRPDLSESIAATQAELRGLKSGLSAADRHPQDPFSQRLMMYLQAGQYKLQRAYKAIQKKEQRERLLNRIVTAIRRSLEVKDIFNVAVQELGQGLGSCRCLLYRCSEERDEVEIESEFTQPGISALLGHLWPVRNNPLLSNALQQGEAVQSEARSERLPPRLRDLWKTWQIREWLAVPVLYQGRLLGAIELHRCEDGNRGGPSQSAWPETEVELVKAVAVQIGVALIQAEAYENLNDLNQQLEELDRAKSDLIAVTGHELRTPLSTIQVCLESLASEPEMEPEIRQVMLDTAIQDAERLRRLVQDFLTLSRLESGRVEWHIELLPPQECIDLALSSIARLENSPQIQLNVPDELPLVVADGEWLVEVLRQLLENACKFTPSDGRIEVSASLAGDRVQFTVADTGRGIEGDRLQQIFERLYQAERSLRRTVGGVGVGLAISRQIVESMGGRIWAESDGADRGSRFHFTIPISSNSAG from the coding sequence TTGCCTGCCAAACGATCTAAGTCCCAATCTCGGCCCCCTCGAACTTCGCTACTGGCCGATTTGCTAGAGGCGCAGCCTCAAGTTCGACCGCAAGTGTACTTCAAGTCATCCCTCGTTGCCCTCAGCCATGCCCTTGAGGATCTGGTGCTGTCAGAACAGGGGGATGCCCTCGTATTGGCCAGCTTTCAGCAAGAACGGTATTACCGCCAAGAAGCCTCCCGCTACGATCGCATTAGTGCCATTGCCCGTCAGGTCTACGTTCTCGCCGTTCCAGATACCCAATTTCATGCCAAAGAGGTGCCCTACGAGCGCGTCGCCCTCGATCGCGACGATCCGCTGACCAACGAGTGGCATGTCGTAATTGTCGATCGCAGTTTCGCCACCTGCTTGGTCTGTGTCGAGAAACCGATCGAGTCAGCGATGGACGCAGTGCGCCAGTTTGAAGGGTTTTGGACCTTCGATCGCGAAATTGCGATCGAGGCTGCCCAACTGCTACTCGCTAAAGTGGAGGTGTATCGCCCCGACCTCTCCGAGAGCATCGCTGCCACTCAAGCGGAGTTGCGCGGGCTCAAATCCGGCCTGTCAGCCGCAGATCGCCACCCCCAAGATCCATTCTCGCAACGTCTGATGATGTATCTGCAGGCGGGGCAATACAAACTGCAGCGGGCTTATAAAGCCATTCAGAAAAAGGAGCAGCGGGAGCGATTGCTCAATCGCATCGTCACCGCCATCCGCCGATCGCTCGAAGTGAAGGACATTTTTAATGTTGCCGTGCAGGAATTGGGACAGGGGTTGGGTAGCTGCCGCTGTCTGCTATATCGCTGCTCTGAAGAGCGGGATGAAGTGGAGATCGAAAGCGAATTTACCCAACCCGGCATTTCCGCACTCCTGGGTCACCTGTGGCCTGTCAGGAACAATCCCCTGCTCTCAAACGCGCTTCAACAGGGAGAAGCGGTCCAGTCGGAGGCGCGATCGGAGCGACTGCCACCACGCCTGAGGGATCTGTGGAAAACCTGGCAGATTCGGGAGTGGCTGGCGGTCCCCGTGCTCTATCAAGGGCGCTTGTTGGGGGCGATCGAGCTGCATCGGTGCGAGGATGGCAATCGAGGAGGCCCTTCGCAATCGGCTTGGCCCGAGACTGAAGTGGAGCTGGTCAAAGCGGTGGCCGTCCAAATTGGCGTTGCTCTGATTCAAGCAGAAGCCTATGAAAACCTGAATGACCTCAACCAGCAGTTGGAGGAACTCGATCGGGCCAAGAGCGATCTGATTGCTGTTACCGGGCACGAATTGCGCACTCCTCTATCCACGATTCAGGTGTGTTTGGAATCCCTTGCCAGTGAACCGGAGATGGAGCCCGAAATCCGGCAGGTGATGCTCGATACTGCCATCCAAGATGCCGAGCGCTTGCGCAGGCTGGTGCAAGACTTTCTCACCCTATCTCGCCTAGAGAGCGGTCGGGTGGAATGGCACATCGAGCTGCTCCCCCCACAAGAATGTATCGATCTCGCCCTCAGCAGCATTGCTCGCCTCGAAAACTCCCCTCAGATTCAATTGAACGTGCCCGACGAGCTGCCCCTCGTTGTGGCCGATGGCGAATGGCTGGTGGAAGTATTGCGACAACTGCTGGAAAATGCCTGCAAATTTACGCCCAGTGACGGTCGCATTGAGGTTTCTGCCTCGCTGGCAGGCGATCGCGTGCAATTTACAGTGGCGGATACGGGCAGGGGCATCGAAGGCGATCGCCTGCAACAAATTTTTGAGCGGCTCTATCAAGCGGAGCGATCGCTCCGCCGGACAGTCGGGGGGGTGGGGGTAGGGCTGGCCATTAGCCGCCAAATTGTCGAGTCAATGGGGGGTCGTATTTGGGCGGAGTCCGACGGAGCCGATCGCGGCAGCCGCTTTCATTTCACCATCCCGATCTCTAGCAATTCGGCTGGCTAG
- a CDS encoding ABC transporter permease produces MSAVLSGTRVWAIAHNVFRETVRDKVLYLILLFAAIMAGAVTLIPEIANGAHVPVVLNLGLAGINIIGLVVAVFIGAGLMNKEVEKKTVYLLVAKPINRGELIVGKHIGLAVTISALLAVMLPIYLGSATVLGGDVPFGSLALAVAFVFLELLVMAGAAIMFGVITSSLLATLLTLALYVMGHLSHTLLQFAQNIESIGMRRLLQGLFLILPDLTRLNLKNDAIYAQLPSPAELGFSALYSVCYATALLAIAVLVFSRRQF; encoded by the coding sequence ATGAGCGCTGTCTTAAGTGGAACCCGGGTCTGGGCGATCGCCCACAATGTGTTTCGAGAGACTGTTCGAGACAAGGTTCTCTATCTCATCCTGCTGTTCGCCGCCATCATGGCTGGCGCTGTGACGCTCATTCCCGAAATTGCCAACGGGGCTCACGTGCCAGTCGTACTCAACCTCGGTTTAGCCGGAATTAACATCATCGGACTGGTCGTGGCTGTCTTTATTGGCGCCGGTCTGATGAACAAAGAGGTCGAGAAAAAGACCGTGTATCTGCTCGTGGCCAAGCCAATTAACCGAGGCGAGTTAATCGTCGGCAAGCATATTGGTTTAGCTGTGACGATCTCTGCATTACTGGCCGTCATGCTGCCGATTTATTTGGGGAGCGCCACTGTCTTGGGTGGAGATGTCCCATTTGGGTCTCTGGCGCTGGCCGTCGCATTCGTCTTTCTAGAGCTCTTGGTGATGGCTGGGGCTGCGATTATGTTTGGGGTCATCACCTCTTCACTCTTAGCCACGCTGCTGACGCTGGCTCTTTATGTGATGGGCCATCTCAGCCACACGCTGCTGCAGTTTGCCCAGAATATAGAGAGTATCGGGATGCGCCGACTGCTCCAGGGTTTATTTTTAATCCTGCCCGATCTGACTCGGCTCAACCTCAAAAACGACGCCATCTACGCCCAGCTTCCCTCTCCTGCCGAATTGGGGTTCTCGGCCCTTTACAGCGTTTGCTATGCCACTGCGCTACTGGCGATCGCCGTTCTCGTTTTCTCCCGCCGTCAGTTCTAG
- the purS gene encoding phosphoribosylformylglycinamidine synthase subunit PurS, with translation MEFSARIVVSLRPSVLDPAGTAVQHSLHQLGYDSVSGVRIGKYITLDLAAADETAAREQLAVMCDRLLANPVIENYDIELTPVAAPIA, from the coding sequence ATGGAATTTTCAGCTCGTATTGTCGTCAGCCTGCGTCCGTCCGTCCTCGATCCTGCCGGAACTGCGGTGCAGCATAGCTTGCACCAACTGGGATACGACTCTGTCAGCGGGGTGCGGATTGGCAAATACATTACGCTCGATCTCGCCGCCGCCGATGAAACTGCCGCGCGGGAGCAGTTAGCGGTGATGTGCGATCGCCTACTGGCCAATCCCGTCATCGAAAATTACGACATCGAACTCACCCCTGTTGCCGCCCCCATTGCTTGA
- the purQ gene encoding phosphoribosylformylglycinamidine synthase subunit PurQ, whose amino-acid sequence MGQCKFGIIVFPGSNCDRDVATVTRGLLGCPTRLIWHQDTDLSDIDVVVLPGGFSYGDYLRCGAIAHFSPAMQAVKAHAERGGFVLGICNGWQILLESGLLPGALIRNRDLQFICERVGLRLERSDSIWTRQYAPGQQVTLPIAHGEGSYYCDDETLKSLEANNQIVWRYCDRGNGVDNPNGSVGAIAGICNRAGNVLGMMPHPERAVESILNRGEPGQCDGLPLWQSIVAAVDAAKLAAA is encoded by the coding sequence ATGGGTCAGTGTAAGTTCGGCATTATTGTGTTTCCCGGTTCCAATTGCGATCGCGATGTGGCCACGGTGACGCGCGGCCTGTTGGGCTGTCCCACCCGATTGATTTGGCACCAAGATACAGATCTGAGCGATATCGATGTGGTGGTGTTGCCGGGGGGGTTTAGCTACGGCGACTATTTGCGCTGTGGAGCGATCGCGCATTTTTCGCCCGCGATGCAGGCGGTCAAGGCGCATGCCGAGCGCGGTGGCTTCGTGCTGGGCATTTGCAATGGCTGGCAAATTTTGCTCGAATCCGGGCTGTTGCCGGGGGCGTTGATTCGCAATCGCGATCTGCAGTTTATTTGCGAACGGGTGGGGTTGCGATTGGAACGCAGCGATTCGATTTGGACTCGACAGTACGCACCGGGTCAACAGGTGACGCTGCCCATTGCCCACGGCGAAGGCAGCTATTACTGCGACGACGAGACCTTGAAATCGCTGGAAGCAAACAACCAAATTGTCTGGCGCTATTGCGATCGCGGCAATGGCGTTGACAACCCAAATGGGTCGGTGGGGGCGATCGCCGGCATCTGCAATCGGGCGGGAAATGTATTGGGCATGATGCCCCATCCCGAGCGAGCGGTCGAGTCGATCCTCAATCGCGGCGAACCCGGCCAGTGTGACGGGCTGCCACTGTGGCAGAGCATTGTGGCGGCTGTAGATGCGGCTAAGTTAGCCGCCGCGTGA
- the ispE gene encoding 4-(cytidine 5'-diphospho)-2-C-methyl-D-erythritol kinase has translation MQSCVLNAPGKINLYLEITGDRPDGYHRVVMVLQSVELSDRVRLTLKGNEIRLRCEHPDVPHNESNLAYQAAALLQERTGQEGGVEIAIEKQIPVGAGMAGGSTDAAAVLVGLNQLWNLGLTLQELQALGSELGSDIPFCVHGGTMLAIGRGEKLSPLPDLQPIAALLGKHRDLSVSTAWAYTHYKTAAKRDRGPISAMLSAIAHQDAAEIGRYLYNDLESVVLPYYPQVAQLKATLQQAGGFGATMSGSGPTVFALLPSIELAKALQANLAAAHPEIAFWVTQTSPAGISMVENTPVSPPA, from the coding sequence ATGCAATCCTGCGTTCTCAATGCCCCCGGCAAGATTAATCTCTACCTCGAAATCACAGGCGATCGCCCCGATGGCTATCACCGTGTGGTGATGGTGCTGCAGAGTGTAGAACTGAGCGATCGCGTTCGTCTCACACTGAAGGGAAATGAGATTCGCTTGCGCTGCGAGCATCCCGACGTGCCGCATAACGAGAGCAACTTAGCCTATCAGGCGGCAGCGCTGTTGCAAGAGCGGACGGGACAAGAGGGAGGCGTCGAGATTGCGATCGAAAAGCAGATTCCGGTGGGGGCGGGGATGGCAGGGGGATCGACTGACGCTGCCGCCGTGCTTGTCGGGCTCAATCAACTGTGGAATTTGGGATTGACGCTGCAGGAACTGCAAGCTTTGGGGTCAGAGTTGGGCTCCGATATCCCCTTTTGCGTCCACGGGGGCACCATGCTGGCGATCGGTCGGGGGGAAAAACTCTCGCCACTGCCAGACTTACAGCCTATTGCCGCGCTCTTGGGCAAGCATCGCGACCTCTCAGTCTCGACGGCTTGGGCCTATACCCACTACAAGACTGCCGCAAAACGCGATCGCGGTCCCATTAGTGCCATGCTGTCGGCGATCGCCCATCAAGACGCTGCCGAGATCGGTCGCTATCTCTATAACGATTTAGAGTCTGTGGTGTTGCCCTACTACCCGCAGGTGGCGCAGTTGAAGGCAACGCTTCAGCAAGCGGGTGGATTTGGAGCCACAATGTCCGGCTCGGGGCCAACGGTGTTTGCCCTCTTGCCCTCGATCGAGCTAGCCAAAGCCCTCCAGGCTAACTTGGCTGCAGCTCATCCCGAGATTGCATTTTGGGTGACCCAGACCAGTCCAGCGGGGATTTCGATGGTAGAAAACACGCCGGTCTCTCCACCTGCCTAG
- the nadB gene encoding L-aspartate oxidase encodes MPPTNAGEIALSLDFAGTWDVAIVGSGAAGLYAALSFPSDWRVLLLTKETLPTSSSSWAQGGIAAVTEPDDSPQLHAADTLRAGVGLCEPAAVEVLVREASDRIEELLRWGVEFDRARQQGTPPPNLGKFPYRLAVTLEAAHSRRRVLHVADATGKALVQRLLARVLDAENITVWERSQAIDLWMADGRCCGFYGLQWDESKQHPRAYCVRAGATVLATGGAGQLYTHTTNPPSSTGDGQAIAWRAGAALRDLEFVQFHPTALMAPGAPRFLISEAVRGEGAYAIDARGERFLFHYHPDGELAPRDVVSRAIFRHLQQRSPDEPDWVWLDMRHLDPKTIRHRFPTIATVCRSYGIDVYTQPVPVAPAAHYWMGGVETDLWGRTTIDRLYAVGEVASTGVHGANRLASNSLLECLVFAHRLAAAIVAADCRAANLAPLPLPNMPLIPLDLADPDGRTRSLATLMWDAAGICRHAKCLQSALAELQQWSSQTASSLLLSADTVLQPLANIRLYRSLELRNLMAIARLVLASAAFRRESRGGHYRDDFPRTDDLQWQVHTRAIGSEPAAAPLATATPSSQTSPSSTLSPKP; translated from the coding sequence TTGCCTCCAACTAACGCGGGCGAGATCGCACTGTCGCTAGACTTTGCCGGAACGTGGGATGTGGCGATTGTCGGTAGCGGGGCAGCAGGGCTGTATGCTGCTTTGAGTTTTCCCTCCGATTGGCGCGTCCTCCTCCTCACCAAAGAAACTCTGCCCACCTCCTCTAGCAGTTGGGCTCAAGGGGGGATTGCGGCGGTCACCGAACCGGACGATTCCCCTCAACTGCATGCTGCCGATACCCTGCGAGCTGGCGTCGGCTTGTGCGAGCCCGCCGCTGTCGAGGTGTTAGTGCGAGAGGCAAGCGATCGCATTGAAGAATTATTGCGCTGGGGCGTGGAGTTCGATCGGGCTCGACAGCAGGGGACGCCCCCCCCCAACCTGGGCAAATTCCCCTATCGCTTGGCAGTCACTTTAGAAGCGGCCCATTCCCGCCGCAGGGTGCTGCACGTTGCCGATGCCACGGGTAAAGCGTTGGTGCAGCGGCTGCTGGCTCGCGTGCTAGACGCTGAAAATATTACGGTTTGGGAGCGATCGCAAGCGATCGATCTGTGGATGGCAGACGGTCGGTGTTGCGGGTTCTACGGTTTGCAGTGGGACGAATCAAAGCAGCACCCTCGCGCCTATTGCGTCCGAGCGGGAGCCACCGTGCTGGCCACCGGAGGCGCGGGCCAACTGTACACCCATACCACCAATCCCCCGTCTAGCACTGGCGACGGTCAGGCGATCGCCTGGAGAGCGGGAGCGGCACTGCGGGATCTCGAATTCGTGCAATTTCACCCAACAGCCTTGATGGCTCCCGGCGCGCCGCGCTTTCTGATTAGCGAAGCGGTGCGGGGGGAAGGGGCGTATGCGATCGATGCTCGAGGGGAGCGGTTTTTGTTTCACTACCATCCCGATGGGGAGTTAGCCCCGCGAGATGTGGTCAGTCGCGCCATTTTTCGCCACCTACAGCAGCGATCGCCCGACGAACCCGATTGGGTGTGGCTGGATATGCGCCATCTCGATCCGAAAACCATCCGCCATCGCTTCCCCACCATTGCGACTGTATGCCGGAGCTACGGCATTGATGTCTATACTCAACCGGTGCCTGTGGCTCCCGCTGCCCACTATTGGATGGGAGGCGTTGAAACGGACTTGTGGGGACGCACCACGATCGATCGGCTTTATGCCGTGGGAGAAGTTGCCAGCACGGGGGTACACGGTGCCAATCGTCTGGCTAGCAATTCTTTGCTCGAATGTTTGGTCTTTGCCCATCGCCTGGCCGCAGCCATTGTGGCCGCCGACTGTCGGGCAGCAAACCTAGCCCCTCTGCCCCTGCCGAATATGCCGCTCATTCCGCTAGATCTGGCCGACCCCGATGGCAGGACGCGATCGCTGGCAACCCTCATGTGGGATGCAGCTGGCATTTGTCGCCATGCCAAATGCTTGCAGTCTGCCCTAGCAGAATTGCAGCAATGGTCCAGTCAAACCGCTAGTTCCCTGCTCCTATCGGCAGACACAGTTCTGCAACCCCTAGCCAACATCCGTCTCTACCGCAGTTTAGAGTTGCGCAACTTAATGGCGATCGCTCGACTCGTGCTCGCCAGTGCAGCGTTTCGTCGAGAAAGTCGCGGCGGCCACTATCGGGATGATTTCCCCCGCACCGACGATCTCCAGTGGCAGGTCCATACTCGCGCGATCGGCAGCGAGCCTGCCGCAGCTCCCCTAGCAACAGCTACTCCCAGCAGCCAGACTTCTCCTTCTTCCACCCTTTCGCCCAAGCCCTAA